The following proteins are encoded in a genomic region of Populus trichocarpa isolate Nisqually-1 chromosome 13, P.trichocarpa_v4.1, whole genome shotgun sequence:
- the LOC18104680 gene encoding fasciclin-like arabinogalactan protein 12, giving the protein MKQQYSIFSFSMLLLSLCYINTFAQSPTAAPAQAPAVVVAQPPVATPTQAAAPHGITNVTKILEKAGHFTIFIRLLRSTQEENHLFSALNDSSSGVTIFAPTDSAFSELKSGTLNTLSDGDKSELVKFHVVPTFLSTSQFQTVSNPLGTWAGTGSRLPLNVTSYPNSVNITTGLTNTSLSGTVYTDNQLAIYKIEKVLLPKDIFGSNAPAPAPVQAPAREKPTKAVPSANVESPVAPVDISSAVTFMHNNVVGSLVIVAAAMFACNVEGF; this is encoded by the coding sequence ATGAAGCAACAGTACTCAATCTTCTCATTTTCAATGCTTCTTCTTTCCCTGTGTTATATCAATACCTTTGCCCAGTCACCAACAGCAGCCCCAGCACAGGCACCAGCAGTAGTCGTAGCACAACCTCCAGTCGCAACCCCAACACAGGCTGCTGCACCACACGGCATCACCAACGTCACCAAAATCCTTGAGAAGGCTGGCCATTTCACGATCTTTATCCGCCTTTTGAGATCCACCCAAGAGGAAAACCACTTGTTCTCCGCTCTTAATGATTCAAGCTCTGGTGTAACCATCTTTGCACCGACAGATAGTGCATTTTCGGAACTCAAATCAGGAACTCTCAATACTCTAAGTGATGGTGACAAGTCTGAGTTGGTGAAGTTCCACGTAGTTCCAACATTCCTATCCACTTCCCAGTTTCAGACTGTAAGTAATCCTCTTGGAACATGGGCTGGAACAGGTAGTAGGTTACCACTTAATGTCACAAGTTATCCAAACTCGGTGAACATAACCACAGGACTTACCAATACAAGTTTATCTGGCACGGTATACACGGACAACCAGCTAGCCATTTATAAGATCGAGAAGGTGCTACTTCCTAAGGACATTTTTGGATCCAATGCTCCAGCTCCAGCACCAGTACAGGCACCTGCACGAGAAAAACCTACTAAGGCGGTTCCTTCTGCTAATGTAGAGAGTCCTGTTGCTCCTGTGGATATATCTAGCGCAGTTACGTTTATGCATAATAATGTGGTTGGATCACTCGTTATAGTTGCTGCTGCAATGTTTGCTTGTAATGTAGAAGGGTTTTGA